Proteins from a genomic interval of Candidatus Zixiibacteriota bacterium:
- a CDS encoding flagellar hook-length control protein FliK, with amino-acid sequence PSLLCQPMLASGLITSLKGSINEISISSSFGNAELTPTGVVADQTVAMAEGSNDSNHDISHTLNSSNSRFMPEMPFIVNEKMASEKFINRMALSAVTADNVGLFDGRNARQSGIAPLSAPMPEPAAQSQAPLLIDSGLTWQYPVSKSAEPLPARLKSLERDLKEIKVISFTGETPEPEELDTDKATLRSFPLDDRLRFAGLKSSPLSAENSVAKSANQNVGKIERAFGSKENLESIPQTQASDKEEISNKIASETDINADAAEPVLQNGKMIEGKEVASDGRINHRLQQTEKLDIQSVRFTAPLESDIRELKSGRTVIIKMEPEHLGPVRLTLSTSGDSLHGRMTVQSMEARTAVEGNLNELQEQLSRQGIKLDSFQISLAGGQVGQRAFGGRRSPTESGGMSRNNSRDLSNPISGLIEKTLSQRLYISATGVNWVA; translated from the coding sequence CCTTCCTTGCTCTGTCAACCGATGCTTGCATCCGGTCTGATAACGAGTCTAAAGGGGAGTATAAATGAGATATCGATATCAAGTTCTTTCGGCAATGCCGAATTGACTCCTACAGGTGTTGTCGCTGACCAGACAGTAGCGATGGCGGAGGGGAGTAATGACAGCAATCATGATATCAGCCACACATTAAATAGTTCAAATAGCCGGTTTATGCCGGAGATGCCGTTTATCGTGAACGAGAAGATGGCATCTGAAAAATTCATAAATAGAATGGCACTGTCGGCAGTGACTGCCGATAATGTCGGGTTGTTCGATGGCCGTAACGCGAGGCAGTCTGGCATCGCCCCCTTGTCAGCCCCCATGCCGGAACCAGCGGCTCAGAGTCAGGCTCCGCTATTGATTGATAGCGGCCTCACCTGGCAGTATCCGGTCAGCAAGTCAGCCGAACCGCTGCCGGCGCGATTGAAATCGCTTGAGCGCGACCTGAAAGAGATAAAAGTTATCTCATTCACCGGAGAAACGCCTGAGCCGGAAGAATTAGATACTGATAAAGCGACACTGAGGTCATTCCCCCTGGACGACCGGCTGAGATTTGCGGGGCTGAAATCATCCCCGTTATCAGCGGAAAATTCCGTTGCGAAAAGTGCCAATCAGAATGTCGGCAAAATAGAGAGGGCATTCGGCTCCAAGGAAAATCTGGAGAGTATTCCCCAGACGCAGGCGTCCGACAAAGAAGAAATCTCAAACAAAATTGCTTCGGAAACTGACATTAATGCCGATGCGGCAGAACCGGTTTTGCAGAACGGGAAGATGATAGAGGGGAAAGAGGTCGCATCTGACGGCCGGATAAACCATCGGTTGCAGCAAACAGAAAAGCTGGATATTCAATCGGTTCGGTTCACAGCCCCCTTAGAATCGGACATCCGGGAGTTGAAATCAGGGCGGACGGTCATCATTAAGATGGAACCGGAGCATTTGGGTCCGGTTCGTTTAACTCTTTCCACCAGCGGCGACAGTCTGCATGGAAGAATGACGGTGCAGTCTATGGAAGCCCGGACGGCGGTAGAGGGGAACCTGAATGAACTCCAAGAGCAGCTGTCGCGCCAGGGAATCAAGCTGGATTCCTTCCAGATATCGCTGGCAGGCGGTCAGGTGGGGCAGCGAGCCTTCGGTGGCCGACGTTCCCCGACCGAATCTGGCGGTATGTCTCGCAACAACAGCCGAGATTTATCCAATCCTATATCGGGATTGATTGAAAAAACTCTCAGTCAGCGACTTTATATCAGCGCCACCGGCGTGAACTGGGTGGCATAG
- a CDS encoding flagellar hook capping FlgD N-terminal domain-containing protein encodes MGVVSSINGGANQQNMFQATNVLGKDDFLKLLITKLTNQDPLNPMDDESFIAELAQFSSLEQMSNINESLSSALQWDYLQMQTINNTMATSLIGRSVTANYSGVYLDQQNQPAINFTIDRPAAKATVKILDADGKVVRTLTEVDLPAGVNSLKWDGKDSAGNRAESGYYTIEVTAEDASGNTITPSTFVSGTVQGVVYHDGSAFLKVNGLEIALADVSAIDMGDN; translated from the coding sequence ATGGGTGTAGTATCCTCCATTAACGGCGGCGCCAATCAGCAGAATATGTTTCAGGCAACCAACGTACTTGGTAAAGATGATTTCCTGAAATTGCTGATAACCAAGTTGACCAACCAGGACCCGCTGAATCCGATGGATGATGAGTCCTTTATAGCGGAACTGGCGCAGTTTTCATCCCTGGAGCAGATGAGCAATATTAATGAATCGCTCTCCTCGGCATTGCAGTGGGATTACCTCCAGATGCAGACTATCAACAATACTATGGCGACATCGCTCATCGGTCGCAGTGTCACCGCCAATTACAGCGGCGTTTATCTCGACCAGCAAAATCAGCCGGCGATAAATTTCACGATCGACCGCCCTGCCGCTAAAGCAACCGTCAAGATACTGGATGCGGATGGTAAAGTGGTTCGGACGCTCACGGAAGTTGACCTGCCGGCCGGGGTCAATTCCCTTAAATGGGACGGCAAAGACTCTGCCGGCAACCGCGCCGAATCGGGCTATTACACCATTGAAGTTACGGCTGAGGATGCTTCCGGCAACACCATTACCCCCTCCACCTTTGTTTCCGGAACGGTGCAAGGGGTGGTATATCACGATGGCTCCGCTTTCCTGAAAGTAAACGGGCTGGAGATTGCGTTAGCCGATGTCAGCGCCATCGATATGGGTGACAATTGA
- a CDS encoding TIGR02530 family flagellar biosynthesis protein, whose protein sequence is MRIENFNHNVNLLEIASRGSAAEKNGGPRPEKNRTDNFSRELANACRINFSRHARERLFSRGIELSDSKLTQIAQAIDKAETKGSRETLILDDNSAYVVSVPTRTVVTAFGKEHLREGVVTSIDSAIVL, encoded by the coding sequence ATGAGGATAGAAAATTTCAACCATAATGTAAATCTTCTGGAAATTGCCAGTCGGGGCAGCGCCGCCGAGAAAAACGGCGGGCCGCGCCCGGAGAAGAACAGAACCGATAATTTTTCGCGGGAACTTGCCAACGCCTGCCGGATTAATTTCTCCCGGCATGCCCGGGAGCGGCTTTTCTCCCGCGGAATTGAGCTTTCTGATTCCAAATTGACACAGATTGCTCAGGCAATTGATAAAGCCGAGACTAAAGGGTCGCGCGAGACTTTGATTCTTGACGACAACTCCGCCTATGTTGTCTCTGTTCCGACCCGGACGGTGGTAACCGCTTTTGGTAAAGAGCATCTGCGGGAAGGAGTGGTAACATCCATCGATTCCGCGATTGTTTTGTGA